One genomic region from Anthonomus grandis grandis chromosome 1, icAntGran1.3, whole genome shotgun sequence encodes:
- the LOC126741980 gene encoding caspase-1-like: MDNGEDQVGNGRKEEVYHDAEDMCLNGNGFESHDGTKKIPSHNDEGDALGRPGERPGEVTAQMPVAKYATHYKMDHKHRGKALIFNHEVFSCGSLKSRSGTNEDCSNLENCLKCLGFDVEAYHNLTYAELDAKIKQVADMNHSNHDCLFVAVLSHGELGIIYAKDTAYKPESLWSRFTADQCPSLAGKPKMFFLQACQGDKLDGGVNLRSNLGRTETDGEVHHNSYKIPAQADFLIVYSTVKGYYSWRNTTKGSWFIQALCEELRHRAHHSDLLTILTFVSQRVALDFESNVPDNQSMHRQKQIPCIMSMLTRFVQFTSVAGTMLDNNKVEKEGDKSKNAFTAFFSSKK, encoded by the exons ATGGATAATGGAGAGGATCAGGTAGGAAATGGAAGAAAGGAAGAAGTCTACCATGACGCCGAAGATATGTGCCTCAATGGTAACGGATTCGAGAGCCACGATGGTACCAAGAAAATTCCATCGCATAACGACGAAGGTGATGCTCTCGGTAGACCTGG TGAGCGTCCTGGAGAGGTAACAGCCCAAATGCCAGTAGCCAAATATGCCACCCACTATAAAATGGACCACAAGCACAGGGGCAAAGCCCTAATTTTTAACCACGAAGTGTTCTCATGTGGCAGCTTGAAATCCCGTTCTGGCACTAATGAAGACTGTAGCAACCTGGAGAACTGTCTGAAATGCCTTGGGTTTGATGTGGAGGCTTATCATAATTTGACTTATGCTGAATTGGATGCTAAAATTAAACAAG TTGCCGACATGAATCATTCAAACCATGACTGCCTTTTTGTGGCGGTACTTTCCCATGGGGAATTGGGAATAATTTATGCCAAGGATACCGCTTATAAGCCGGAATCGCTTTGGTCCAGATTTACGGCAGATCAATGTCCCAGTCTAGCAG gaaaaccaaaaatgtttttcttacaagcTTGCCAAGGGGATAAACTGGACGGGGGCGTGAATTTAAGGTCGAATTTAGGCAGAACTGAAACTGATGGGGAAGTACATCATAACAGTTATAAAATACCTGCTCAGGCTGACTTTTTGATTGTGTATTCTACTGTTAAAG gTTACTACTCTTGGCGTAACACGACTAAAGGTTCCTGGTTCATTCAAGCGTTATGCGAAGAATTACGTCATCGAGCCCACCACAGCGACTTACTGACGATATTGACGTTCGTTTCCCAACGCGTCGCCCTGGATTTCGAGAGTAACGTCCCCGATAACCAGTCGATGCACCGGCAAAAACAAATTCCTTGCATCATGAGCATGCTCACCAGATTCGTTCAATTTACTTCAGTGGCAGG CACCATGTTGGATAATAATAAGGTAGAGAAAGAGGGAGACAAATCGAAAAATGCCTTTACAGCATTTTTCTCCAGTAAAAAGTAG